In one Camelus dromedarius isolate mCamDro1 chromosome 31, mCamDro1.pat, whole genome shotgun sequence genomic region, the following are encoded:
- the CRYBB3 gene encoding beta-crystallin B3 codes for MAEQHSAPEQAAAGKSHGGLGGSYKVIVYEMENFQGKRCELSAECPNLTESLLEKVGSIQVESGPWLAFECRAFRGEQFVLEKGDYPRWDAWSNSHHSDSLLSLRPLHIDGPDHKLHLFENPAFSGRKMEIVDDDVPSLWAHGFQDRVASVRAINGTWVGYEFPGYRGRQYVFERGEYRHWNEWDANQPQLQSVRRIRDQKWHKRGCFLSS; via the exons ATGGCGGAGCAGCACAGTGCCCCGGAGCAGGCTGCCGCTGGCAAGAGTCATGGAGGCCTCGGAGGCAGCTACAAG GTGATCGTGTACGAAATGGAGAACTTCCAGGGCAAGCGGTGCGAGCTCTCGGCCGAGTGCCCCAACCTGACGGAAAGCCTGCTGGAGAAAGTGGGCTCCATCCAAGTGGAGTCGGGACC GTGGCTGGCGTTTGAGTGCAGGGCCTTCCGCGGGGAGCAGTTCGTCCTGGAGAAGGGGGATTACCCTCGCTGGGACGCCTGGTCCAACAGCCACCATAGTGACAGCCTCCTGTCCCTCCGGCCTCTGCACATT GATGGCCCGGATCACAAGCTGCATCTGTTTGAGAACCCAGCTTTCAGTGGCCGCAAGATGGAGATCGTGGACGATGATGTGCCCAGCCTCTGGGCTCATGGCTTCCAGGACCGTGTGGCGAGCGTCCGGGCCATCAACGGGAC GTGGGTTGGCTACGAGTTCCCCGGCTACCGCGGGCGCCAGTACGTGTTTGAGCGGGGCGAGTACCGCCACTGGAACGAGTGGGACGCCAACCAGCCGCAGCTGCAGTCCGTGCGCCGCATCCGCGACCAGAAGTGGCACAAACGGGGCTGCTTCCTCAGCAGCTGA
- the KIAA1671 gene encoding uncharacterized protein KIAA1671 homolog isoform X3 produces MEYYYCPGLLKLLRCLWDQLKQCFSRRTPEAKDTDTLVQEADSQYGTWTDQHQSGESLAPESPSPDSSATSARKQPPSSRLSSLSSQTEVTSAGDQHDCSRDQRSTSVDRSSTDLESTDGMEGLPPLDTCPVKTVDDFSFIDQTSVLDSSALKTRVQLSKRSRRRAPISHSLRRSRVSKSESRSPLEEEADSTWMFKDSTEEKSPRKEESDEEEKPPRAERTPVSRPQRMPVFPGVDPAALKAQLHKKPEADSPSETPGWAPQPKTPKSPFQPGGLGSRVLPSSVDKDERSEEPSPQWLKELKSKKRQSLYENQA; encoded by the exons GACCAGCTGAAACAGTGTTTCTCCAGGCGGACCCCTGAGGCCAAGGACACTGACACGCTCGTGCAGGAAGCCGACAGCCAGTATGGGACGTGGACAGACCAGCACCAAAGCGGGGAGAG CTTGGCCCCCGAGTCCCCGTCCCCCGACAGCAGTGCCACATCGGCTCGGAAGCAGCCGCCCAGCAGCCGTTTGTCCTCCCTGTCCTCCCAAACGGAGGTCACCTCAGCCGGGGACCAGCACGACTGCTCCAGGGACCAGCGGAGCACCAGCGTGGACCGATCGAGCACCGACCTGGAGTCCACGGATGGGATGGAGGGGCTGCCCCCTCTGGACACCTGCCCTGTGAAGACAGTGGATGACTTCTCCTTTATCGAT CAAACCTCAGTCCTCGACTCAAGTGCCCTCAAGACCCGGGTGCAGCTCAGCAAGAGGAGCCGCCGCCGGGCTCCCATCTCCCACTCCCTCCGGCGCAGCCGGGTCAGCAAGTCGGAGAGCAGGTCTCCTCTGGAGGAGGAGGCCGACAGCACATGGATGTTCAAGGACTCCACAG AAGAGAAATCCCCCAGGAAAGAAGAGTCAGATGAGGAGGAGAAGCCACCCCGGGCTGAGAGGACACCCGTCAGCCGACCCCAGAGGATGCCTGTGTTTCCAGGAGTGGACCCGGCAGCACTGAAG gCCCAGCTGCACAAGAAGCCAGAGGCGGACAGTCCCAGCGAGACCCCTGGCTGGGCCCCCCAGCCCAAGACCCCCAAGTCCCCCTTCCAGCCCGGGGGGCTGGGCAGTCGTGTGCTCCCCTCCAGCGTGGACAAGGATGAGAG ATCAGAAGAGCCCTCTCCCCAGTGGCTAAAGGAGCTGAAATCCAAGAAGAGGCAAAGCCTGTATGAGAATCAGGCTTGA